CCTCCAATTTTCGCCGATAAATCCGCTAACGCAGTTTGTACAGCCTCCTCTTTTTTAACGCGAGTGCTGTTTTGCAATGCTTTTTTGGTTGGAAGATTTGGAACGATTTCTCCAGAAACTGCTAGTAACACACCGTTTTGATCAACATGTCCAGAGATAATCGCTCCGTAAACAGGAACTCCCTTATGTACTTGTTGTAATTTAACATGTGTGAATCCTAACTCGTCTTTTTCTTCACTTAATACTTTGACACTTTTCGCGATATCTTGTCCAAAATGATACGTGGACTCAGACTTTGCTAAATATTCGAATACGATTTCTTTTGCGGATTTGCTCGATGCTGCGGAAAGTTTACCCGAAACAAAATTAGGTGCTTTCGAATATGCATTATACGAAACCTTCTCTGCTCCTGCTGGGTTCTCTGCTGCTAATACCGGGGTAAATGCTGAGAAAGCCAAGGTTGCTGCTAATCCTACTGCTACTGATTTTTTCTTCTTCACTAAACTTCACTCCTCTAATCTAGTAATCCGCCGAATTATATCGACTGATTAGAATAATACCTTTTTTAATATTCAGAATATATAGGAAACTTACAGTATTTTTTGTAGGATGAAATGGGAATATTGACCAATAATTTTATTAGTTGCCAACAATAGGTAAGTAAATTGGACACAATTAGTAGAATGTTCATCGATCTTTTTAACCGTAAAAACTCCTTTCACACAACTAGAGTTGAACCCTTTCTTTCAGTATACTTAGACATATCAAGGATCTGATTCAAGTTGTGAATAGGTCTTCAATAAAGGAGAAGATAAGATGGATTTACGGTTTATTCATTTACATAAAGCATCTAGCACTCCTTTGTATGAGCAGCTTTACACAAATATCAAACAAGCAATCCTCGACAAAGAACTGCCAATTGGAAGTAGACTTCCTGCGAAACGAAAATTATCGGAGTATCTTTCCATCAGCCAAACAACGGTGGAATTAGCTTATGGACAATTAGTCGCAGAAGGGTATGTCACGGCGATTAGTCGCAGGGGATATTACGTAGAAAATGTAAAGGAATTAGCATACATCGAAAACGGAACAGAAGAAGCTGCTCGTCCCACCCCAGAGCGGAAGTCCTTTCGAATTAATTTTTCTTCCGCTGCGATTGATACGATGTATTTTCCATATGGAACGTGGAGGAAATATGCGAAAGAACTTTGGGATGAAACCTTCCAAGAGTATTTATTGACCGGGGATTCAAAGGGAGATAGTGAACTTCGACAAGAAATAGCGGCTTATTTGTATACCTCACGTGGAGTACGTTGTCATGCGGATCAAATCGTGATCGGCTCAGGAACGGAACAACTACTTCCCCAACTAATTTCTTTACTTCATCCACAAGCAATCGTTGCGTTAGAGGACCCTGGATATGCCATGACGGAGCGTATATTTGAAAACAACGGTATTCAAACAATTGCTATTCCTGTGGATGAAGACGGAATTGACGTGGAGAAATTAGAAAACTCGTCTGCTTCTGTCTGTTACGTCACACCATCTCATCAGTTTCCAACAGGAGCTGTTTTACCTGTTAACCGACGAACACAGCTGTTGAACTGGGCACTAAACGGCGAGAACCGCTACATTATGGAAGATGACTTTGATAGTGAATTTCGCTACGAAGGGTTGCCTATTCCTTCCCTACAAGGTATGGATCGAGCAGGGAGCGTTATCTATCTAAGTACCTTTTCTAAATCATTGATGCCTTCTTTGCGGATTGCCTATGCCGTGTTACCAATGAAGTTGGTAGGGCAATTTGAAGAGTTATTTTCTTCTTACTCTTGTACCGTTCCTCGAATGGATCAACAATTGGTAGCGGCATTTATGCGAGATGGGCATTTTTCCAAACACCTAAACAAAATGCGGGCAACCTACCGGAAAAAACTGCATGTGGTGCTCGCAACGTTGTCGCATTATTCCCCTATTGTACAATTTAGCGGTGAACAATCTGGTATGCATATCGTGATCACCATTTCGACAAACGTCTCAGAAGAGACATTGCTTGATCAAGCACTTAATAATGATATTTTTATCGCTGCAATGCATCAATTTCGGAAAACCTCTCGATTAACAGATTCTCCCCAATTTTTGTTAGGCTTTGGAGGAATACCTATAGAAATGATTCCACATTCCATCGACGAACTGTTTCGCGTTTGGAACATCCCTAAAAAGCAAAAAACCGAAAGTCCATAAAGAGTTTTCCTCTTTAGACTTTCGGTTTTATCACTTAAAACAAACCTACGACAAAATCTTTAGCTCCACCAAATAGATTACTGAAGAAATGCCCAATGCCTTGCATAGTTAGAGAGAACCAGTTTGCGCGCTCTACCGCTTCCGTCGTTACAACAGACGAAATAGCATCTTGATCGCTAACAAAACCGTAGTCTTCTCCTTCCGCTTTTTCAAGGTTCACGGAACCTACTACTGTACCTTCTTTTACATCTGCTTCCAAAGCTCCATCTTTTAACTTCTTACTATCTTTCTCAAAAACGGCTTGATACATATCTTTTTCACTTGTCTTAATAACCATTTCAATTGGATCTTTCACCGCAATTTTTACTTTATCTTCTTTTCCCTTAATTACTGGAATCGTTTTTTGTTTCTCAAACGTATATCCTGCAGGAACTAATTCCTCTTTCGAAAATTGAGAAAATCCGTAATTGAAAAGTGCAGCAGTCGCATCAAAACGAGCTTTATACGAACCAACACCTTTACTATCTACCGCTTTCATAACAACCGCGATTAAGCGCATGTCCCCTTTTTTCGCAGTTCCTGTGAAACAATGACCAGCAAAGTTTGTCGTACCTGTTTTCAGTCCATCTACTACAGCGCCTTTATACTCAAACACTGCACCTGGTAACATGAAGTTCCAGTTGTCCATTTTTGTACCTTCTACCCATTGCTTCGTACGAATTTGCGTTGTATCCAACACTTCTGGATAGTCCTTTAACAAACGGTACGCAAGCTTCGCAGTGGAACGTGCAGACATGACATTCTCATCTTCTGGTTTTGTACCATCTGGATGCATGCCTTGTAAGTCAGTATTACTTAAACCAGTTGAGTTAACGAACCGGTAATCTTCTAGCCCTAACTCTTCTGCTTTTTCATTCATCATCTTTACAAACTGCGTTTCGGTTCCTGCAATTGTTTCGGCAATTGCAATCGTTGCAGCATTGGCCGAATAAATCGCCATTGCTTCATATAATTCTTGCACGGTATACGTTCCATCACGACGCAATGGAACGTTACTTAACACACGATCTTGCGAAATTTTATATGTATAATCCGTTACGGAATACTGTTGATCCCACGTCACGTTTCCTTCTTCAATTGCTTCAAACAAAAGATACTCTGTCATCATCTTTGTCATACTTGCGATACCAAGTGGTGTCGCTGCATTTTGCTCATATAGAATTTTTCCGGAATCCGCGTCAATTAAAATAGCACCGTCGACTAATAAATTTAAGTTATCTGCTGCTTCTGTTCCTTTTGGCTGCATCACAAACATGCTCAATACAAGAGCAGGTAATAACGCAAAGCGAATAAAAGCATTCTTTGCTGTTTTCAATACTAGAACCTCCAACATTCTCTATTTCATTTCCACTGCTCATTTTAGCACAGAATTGCGAGGACGGGCACTACACATAGAAAAAAGCACCCATTTTGCCTAATAACTAGACGCAAAACAGGTGCTAAAGTTTCGGATTATTTATGAAATAGAATAATTTGGAGCTTCTTTCGTGATCTGAACATCATGCGGGTGGCTTTCTCGTAGCCCTGCTCCCGTCATGCGAATGAATTGTGCATTCTCACGTAAGTCCTGTAAATCTTTAGTTCCACAGTATCCCATTCCGGCACGGATACCCCCAACTAACTGATGAATAGTATCGGATAAAGGACCTTTATAAGCAAGACGACCTTCAATACCTTCCGGCACTAATTTTTTCGCATCATCTTGGAAATAGCGATCTTTCGAGCCTTTTTCCATCGCTCCAACAGAACCCATTCCACGATATACTTTAAAACGGCGACCTTGGAAAATCTCTGTCTCCCCAGGGCTTTCCGTCGTTCCGGCAAGTAAACTACCTAACATAACGACATGTCCACCCGCAGCCAGAGCTTTCACGATATCTCCGGAGTATTTAATTCCTCCGTCTGCAATAATCGTCTTGCCATGCTTACGAGCTTCCGTAGCACAATCGTATACGGCAGTAATCTGTGGTACACCAACTCCAGCAACCACGCGAGTCGTACAAATAGAGCCTGGTCCGATACCGACTTTCACGACATCTACACCTGCATCGATTAACGCTTTCGTTCCTTCTGCAGTCGCAACATTTCCAGCAATAATATCTAAATCTGGGTTCGCTTCACGAATGGCGCGAACAGTATCTAAAACCCCTTGCGAATGTCCGTGAGCCGTATCAATCACGATGACATCCACACCAGCCTTTACTAAGTGTTCTACACGTTTTAACGAATCAGACGTCACACCAACTGCTGCACCTACTAATAGTCGTCCATAGCTATCTTTAGCCGCATTTGGAAATTCAATTACCTTCTCAATGTCTTTAATGGTAATTAACCCTTTTAGCGTTCCATCTTCATCCACGATTGGAAGTTTTTCAATTTTATATTGCTGAAGAATTTTTTCTGCATCATCAAGCGTTGTTCCAACAGCAGCCGTAATTAATTTTTCTTTCGTCATCACTTCTTCGATTTTTAACGAGTAATCTTGAATGAAACGTAAATCACGATTCGTTAAAATACCCACTAATTTCTGATCTTCCATTGAATTGACAATCGGAACACCGGAAATACGGTATTTTCCCATTAAATGTTCTGCGTCATATACTTGATGTTGAGGAGTTAAGTAAAATGGATCAGTGATGACACCATTTTCAGAACGTTTAACCGTTTGAACTTGCTCAGCTTGCTCTTCCATACTCATATTTTTATGAATAATTCCAAGCCCACCTTGTCGAGCCATGGAAATCGCCATTTTTGCTTCTGTTACCGTATCCATTCCAGCACTAATAATCGGTATATTTAAGGTAATTTTTTCCGTTAATTGAACCGACAAATTCACATCTTTTGGCAATACTTCCGACTTCGCTGGCACTAGTAAAACATCATCAAAAGTTAATCCTTCTTTTACAAATTTCGACTCCCACATGGTACACGACTCCTCCTATGCTGCTAAATATTATTGTAAGGTTATCAGCGCAAATATAGAGTGTCAAGAAATCAACAGAAGAAAGAGTATTCCGATTTTTCCTACAAATAATTCGTGATTGCTTCTTCCATCTTTTTAGGAGAAGTTTGCGGAGCATATCGCTTCACTACATTTCCTTCCGGATCAATCAAGAACTTTGTAAAGTTCCACTTAATATCTTCCGTCAGCAATCCTTTTTTCTCCGATACTAAAAACTTAAACAAAGGATGTGCATCATTCCCTTTTACATCCACCTTTTTAAACATTGGAAACGAAACGCCATAATTCATTTGGCAAAACTGCATCGTTTCCTCCATATTATCGAATTCTTGGTTACTGAACTGATCACTTGGAAACCCAAGAACGACTAATCCTTTTTCTTTATATTGCTCATGTAAACTTTGCAATTCTTCAAACTGTGGAGCAAACCCACACTTACTAGCAGTATTAACAATAATCATTGGTTTCCCTTTAAATTCACTTAAATTTACTTCCGTTCCATCTGCACGAACTGCGCTAAAATCATAAATTGATGTCATCTTCATTCCCATTCCTTTCGGTAAATAACTAATTCCACCATAGAATGAAAAGTGCAAGGATACAACAAATATGATTGCGAAATATGTTTAGAGAAGTTAGTACATTGCTAACTACGAATTCAAGGAGTGATATTTTTTAAGGTTTGGTAGACTTATGCGTTGTTGAAAAACGTCTCTTGGGGCTGACGCGCCGATATAAGGTATTTATTGCTGATAGATACTCTACAAGTGCTGATATGGGCTGATTAGCTGTCGATAGAACGGGATTTCGCGCTTGTAGGAGCTACTTTTTCGTATTTCTTGAATAGTGTTGATACGATTCTGTTCCAGCTTGATAGATACATTTAATAGATTTTCGCGTGCGAAAATCATCCTTTTTGAAAAGAACTTTTCTCCAATAAAAAAGGAACTCTTCATAAGAAGAATTCCTTAGTAGCCCAGCGACGTCCTACTCTCACAGGGGGAAACCCCCAACTACCATCGGCGCTAAAGAGCTTAACTTCCGTGTTCGGTATGGGAACGGGTGTGACCTCTTTGCCATAATCACTGGATTATTTTGTTAGAGTGTTTGTTCACTCAAAACTGGATAAACGTCATTGAAAGAACACGTTCGGTGGAAACGTCTTGCGACGTTCCACTCGTTTTGGTTAAGTCCTCGATCGATTAGTATTCGTCAGCTGCACGTGTCGCCACGCTTCCACCTCGAACCTATCTACCTCATCGTCTTTGAGGGATCTTACTTACTTGCGTAATGGGAAATCTCATCTTGAGGGGGGCTTCATGCTTAGATGCTTTCAGCACTTATCCCGTCCACACATAGCTACCCAGCGATGCTCTTGGCAGAACAACTGGTACACCAGCGGTGTGTCCATCCCGGTCCTCTCGTACTAAGGACAGCTCCTCTCAAATTTCCTACGCCCACGACGGATAGGGACCGAACTGTCTCACGACGTTCTGAACCCAGCTCGCGTACCGCTTTAATGGGCGAACAGCCCAACCCTTGGGACCGACTACAGCCCCAGGATGCGATGAGCCGACATCGAGGTGCCAAACCTCCCCGTCGATGTGGACTCTTGGGGGAGATAAGCCTGTTATCCCCGGGGTAGCTTTTATCCGTTGAGCGATGGCCCTTCCATGCGGAACCACCGGATCACTAAGCCCGTCTTTCGACCCTGCTCGACTTGTAGGTCTCGCAGTCAAGC
The Paenisporosarcina cavernae genome window above contains:
- a CDS encoding PLP-dependent aminotransferase family protein; translated protein: MDLRFIHLHKASSTPLYEQLYTNIKQAILDKELPIGSRLPAKRKLSEYLSISQTTVELAYGQLVAEGYVTAISRRGYYVENVKELAYIENGTEEAARPTPERKSFRINFSSAAIDTMYFPYGTWRKYAKELWDETFQEYLLTGDSKGDSELRQEIAAYLYTSRGVRCHADQIVIGSGTEQLLPQLISLLHPQAIVALEDPGYAMTERIFENNGIQTIAIPVDEDGIDVEKLENSSASVCYVTPSHQFPTGAVLPVNRRTQLLNWALNGENRYIMEDDFDSEFRYEGLPIPSLQGMDRAGSVIYLSTFSKSLMPSLRIAYAVLPMKLVGQFEELFSSYSCTVPRMDQQLVAAFMRDGHFSKHLNKMRATYRKKLHVVLATLSHYSPIVQFSGEQSGMHIVITISTNVSEETLLDQALNNDIFIAAMHQFRKTSRLTDSPQFLLGFGGIPIEMIPHSIDELFRVWNIPKKQKTESP
- a CDS encoding serine hydrolase; this translates as MKTAKNAFIRFALLPALVLSMFVMQPKGTEAADNLNLLVDGAILIDADSGKILYEQNAATPLGIASMTKMMTEYLLFEAIEEGNVTWDQQYSVTDYTYKISQDRVLSNVPLRRDGTYTVQELYEAMAIYSANAATIAIAETIAGTETQFVKMMNEKAEELGLEDYRFVNSTGLSNTDLQGMHPDGTKPEDENVMSARSTAKLAYRLLKDYPEVLDTTQIRTKQWVEGTKMDNWNFMLPGAVFEYKGAVVDGLKTGTTNFAGHCFTGTAKKGDMRLIAVVMKAVDSKGVGSYKARFDATAALFNYGFSQFSKEELVPAGYTFEKQKTIPVIKGKEDKVKIAVKDPIEMVIKTSEKDMYQAVFEKDSKKLKDGALEADVKEGTVVGSVNLEKAEGEDYGFVSDQDAISSVVTTEAVERANWFSLTMQGIGHFFSNLFGGAKDFVVGLF
- the guaB gene encoding IMP dehydrogenase: MWESKFVKEGLTFDDVLLVPAKSEVLPKDVNLSVQLTEKITLNIPIISAGMDTVTEAKMAISMARQGGLGIIHKNMSMEEQAEQVQTVKRSENGVITDPFYLTPQHQVYDAEHLMGKYRISGVPIVNSMEDQKLVGILTNRDLRFIQDYSLKIEEVMTKEKLITAAVGTTLDDAEKILQQYKIEKLPIVDEDGTLKGLITIKDIEKVIEFPNAAKDSYGRLLVGAAVGVTSDSLKRVEHLVKAGVDVIVIDTAHGHSQGVLDTVRAIREANPDLDIIAGNVATAEGTKALIDAGVDVVKVGIGPGSICTTRVVAGVGVPQITAVYDCATEARKHGKTIIADGGIKYSGDIVKALAAGGHVVMLGSLLAGTTESPGETEIFQGRRFKVYRGMGSVGAMEKGSKDRYFQDDAKKLVPEGIEGRLAYKGPLSDTIHQLVGGIRAGMGYCGTKDLQDLRENAQFIRMTGAGLRESHPHDVQITKEAPNYSIS
- a CDS encoding glutathione peroxidase encodes the protein MTSIYDFSAVRADGTEVNLSEFKGKPMIIVNTASKCGFAPQFEELQSLHEQYKEKGLVVLGFPSDQFSNQEFDNMEETMQFCQMNYGVSFPMFKKVDVKGNDAHPLFKFLVSEKKGLLTEDIKWNFTKFLIDPEGNVVKRYAPQTSPKKMEEAITNYL